A section of the Rhizobium sp. Pop5 genome encodes:
- a CDS encoding chloride channel protein encodes MLMKLDRRRLRALRVFLDPGRLRVLTRRSEIGLSLAGAVVGIASGLAVTGMSFVSNELHQLIFGIADSERLSSSDIDDKLLLLTAPVMGGVLLGLLLLVLAKRRKKPMVDPIEANALHGGRLSLTDSIIVAVQNLLSNGFGASVGLEAGYTQLAAGLASKFGLKLQLRRSDLRILVGCGAAGAIAAAFNAPLTGAFYAFELIIGTYTIVSLTPVVTSALVSTLVARLLADGDFTIDIGSFGSVVPADYIPALLLGVFCAGVGILIMQGVAFIEEVARKSSIAPPFRPALGGIIVGLLAMISPQVLSAGHGALHLNLSRDVAIPALIGLFLLKSLASAISIGSGFRGGLFFASLFMGALLGKLFAYCGPYFAATTLTPAIYAVVGMSSLAVAVIGGPLTMTFLALEITGDFPITALVLAAVITSSLVVRSTFGYSFATWRFHLRGESIRSAHDVGWIRNLTVDKLMRSDVKTARSGISLEEFKQAFPIGSTQRVILVEESDKYAGLVLVPEIYANPTDAQDEGKVLADFIRYRNDFLQPQMNARQAAAIFDKSESEALAVVNNLIERKVVGQLSESHTLRRYSEELDRRRREVSGEI; translated from the coding sequence ATGCTCATGAAATTGGATCGGCGCCGTCTCCGCGCGCTGCGTGTTTTCCTCGATCCCGGCCGTTTGCGCGTTCTGACGCGACGCAGCGAAATCGGCCTGTCGTTGGCCGGCGCCGTCGTCGGCATCGCTTCGGGACTTGCCGTCACCGGCATGAGTTTCGTTTCGAACGAATTGCACCAGCTGATATTCGGCATAGCAGACAGCGAGAGGTTGAGTTCATCTGACATCGACGACAAGCTGCTGTTGCTGACCGCGCCCGTCATGGGCGGCGTCCTGCTCGGGCTGCTGCTCCTGGTGCTGGCGAAACGGCGCAAGAAGCCGATGGTCGATCCGATCGAGGCCAATGCCCTGCATGGCGGCCGTCTTTCCCTGACCGACAGCATCATCGTTGCCGTGCAGAACCTGCTCTCCAACGGTTTCGGCGCCTCCGTCGGCCTGGAAGCCGGCTATACCCAACTTGCCGCCGGCCTCGCCTCGAAATTCGGACTGAAGCTGCAGCTTCGCCGCTCGGACCTGCGCATCCTTGTCGGCTGCGGCGCAGCCGGCGCCATCGCCGCCGCCTTCAATGCGCCGCTGACCGGCGCCTTCTATGCCTTCGAGCTCATCATCGGCACCTATACGATCGTGTCGCTGACGCCGGTCGTCACCTCCGCCCTCGTTTCCACACTCGTCGCAAGGCTGCTTGCCGATGGCGATTTCACCATCGATATCGGCAGCTTCGGCTCGGTCGTGCCTGCCGATTATATCCCGGCGCTGCTGCTCGGCGTCTTCTGCGCCGGCGTCGGCATTCTTATCATGCAGGGCGTCGCCTTCATCGAGGAGGTGGCGCGCAAGAGTTCGATCGCGCCGCCCTTCCGCCCTGCTCTCGGCGGCATTATCGTCGGCCTTCTGGCGATGATCTCGCCGCAGGTGCTTTCGGCCGGCCACGGCGCGCTGCATCTCAATCTGTCGCGCGACGTCGCGATCCCGGCGCTGATCGGCCTCTTTCTCTTGAAGTCCCTCGCCTCAGCGATTTCGATCGGCTCGGGCTTCAGAGGCGGCCTGTTCTTCGCCTCGCTGTTCATGGGCGCCCTGCTCGGCAAGCTCTTTGCCTATTGCGGCCCCTATTTCGCCGCGACGACCCTGACGCCCGCCATCTATGCCGTGGTCGGCATGAGCTCGCTTGCGGTCGCCGTCATCGGCGGGCCGCTGACCATGACCTTTCTCGCGCTCGAAATCACCGGCGACTTCCCGATCACCGCGCTGGTGCTCGCCGCCGTCATCACCTCTTCGCTCGTTGTGCGCTCGACCTTCGGCTATTCCTTCGCCACTTGGCGCTTCCACCTGCGCGGCGAAAGCATCCGTAGCGCCCACGATGTCGGCTGGATCCGCAATCTGACGGTGGACAAGCTGATGCGATCAGACGTCAAGACCGCAAGATCGGGCATCTCTCTGGAGGAGTTCAAACAGGCCTTCCCGATAGGCTCGACCCAGCGCGTCATCCTCGTCGAGGAGAGCGACAAATATGCCGGCCTCGTGCTGGTGCCTGAGATCTACGCCAACCCGACGGACGCCCAGGACGAAGGCAAGGTGCTTGCCGATTTCATCCGATACCGCAACGATTTCCTGCAGCCGCAGATGAACGCCAGGCAGGCGGCGGCGATCTTCGATAAGAGCGAAAGCGAAGCGCTGGCCGTCGTCAACAACCTGATCGAACGCAAGGTGGTCGGTCAGCTCAGCGAAAGCCATACGTTGCGCCGCTACAGCGAAGAACTGGACCGCCGCCGCCGCGAAGTATCCGGCGA